A region of Rhodamnia argentea isolate NSW1041297 chromosome 9, ASM2092103v1, whole genome shotgun sequence DNA encodes the following proteins:
- the LOC115727996 gene encoding mitochondrial inner membrane protease subunit 1-like isoform X2, with protein MPPPPPWLSVFPFCDSRLVRTQQTTFQIDIASDIVSSMVVGSLKLWTDLVVEGFQKSLRVGKFLCLLHAIDTYVCTPVLPYGPSMLPTLNSTGDLVLVERVSTWLGKVGRGDMVLLRSSEDPRKTLIKRIVGVEGDTVTYLVDPKYSDASRTCVVPWGNVWVQGDYIYNSRDSRTFGAVSYGLVEGKLFWRIWPLKSFGSLHGKAKEDS; from the exons TGACTCACGGTTAGTTCGGACACAGCAAACGACCTTCCAGATAGACATAGCCAGCGACATAGTCTCATCAATGGTAGTGGGAAGTCTAAAGCTATGGACTGATCTGGTGGTAGAAGGATTCCAAAAGTCACTTCGCGTCGGCAAGTTCCTGTGCCTCCTCCATGCCATCGACACCTATGTCTGCACTCCTGTGTTG CCCTACGGCCCAAGCATGCTCCCGACCCTGAACTCGACTGGCGACTTGGTCCTTGTGGAGCGGGTCTCCACCTGGCTCGGCAAAGTGGGTCGAGGTGACATGGTGCTCTTGCGCTCTTCAGAGGATCCAAGGAAGACTCTGATCAAGCGCATCGTGGGCGTGGAAGGCGATACTGTTACTTACCTCGTGGATCCCAAGTACAGTGATGCATCAAGAACTTGTGTG GTTCCTTGGGGAAATGTATGGGTTCAAGGAGATTACATATATAATTCTAGAGATTCACGAACTTTTGGGGCTGTGTCCTATGGTCTTGTAGAAGGCAAATTATTCTGGAGG ATATGGCCACTCAAAAGCTTTGGCTCTCTACATGGAAAAGCCAAAGAAGATTCGTAG
- the LOC115727996 gene encoding mitochondrial inner membrane protease subunit 1-like isoform X1, translating to MPPPPPWLSVFPFCDSRLVRTQQTTFQIDIASDIVSSMVVGSLKLWTDLVVEGFQKSLRVGKFLCLLHAIDTYVCTPVLPYGPSMLPTLNSTGDLVLVERVSTWLGKVGRGDMVLLRSSEDPRKTLIKRIVGVEGDTVTYLVDPKYSDASRTCVVPWGNVWVQGDYIYNSRDSRTFGAVSYGLVEGKLFWRQIWPLKSFGSLHGKAKEDS from the exons TGACTCACGGTTAGTTCGGACACAGCAAACGACCTTCCAGATAGACATAGCCAGCGACATAGTCTCATCAATGGTAGTGGGAAGTCTAAAGCTATGGACTGATCTGGTGGTAGAAGGATTCCAAAAGTCACTTCGCGTCGGCAAGTTCCTGTGCCTCCTCCATGCCATCGACACCTATGTCTGCACTCCTGTGTTG CCCTACGGCCCAAGCATGCTCCCGACCCTGAACTCGACTGGCGACTTGGTCCTTGTGGAGCGGGTCTCCACCTGGCTCGGCAAAGTGGGTCGAGGTGACATGGTGCTCTTGCGCTCTTCAGAGGATCCAAGGAAGACTCTGATCAAGCGCATCGTGGGCGTGGAAGGCGATACTGTTACTTACCTCGTGGATCCCAAGTACAGTGATGCATCAAGAACTTGTGTG GTTCCTTGGGGAAATGTATGGGTTCAAGGAGATTACATATATAATTCTAGAGATTCACGAACTTTTGGGGCTGTGTCCTATGGTCTTGTAGAAGGCAAATTATTCTGGAGG CAGATATGGCCACTCAAAAGCTTTGGCTCTCTACATGGAAAAGCCAAAGAAGATTCGTAG
- the LOC115727996 gene encoding mitochondrial inner membrane protease subunit 1-like isoform X3, with the protein MVVGSLKLWTDLVVEGFQKSLRVGKFLCLLHAIDTYVCTPVLPYGPSMLPTLNSTGDLVLVERVSTWLGKVGRGDMVLLRSSEDPRKTLIKRIVGVEGDTVTYLVDPKYSDASRTCVVPWGNVWVQGDYIYNSRDSRTFGAVSYGLVEGKLFWRQIWPLKSFGSLHGKAKEDS; encoded by the exons ATGGTAGTGGGAAGTCTAAAGCTATGGACTGATCTGGTGGTAGAAGGATTCCAAAAGTCACTTCGCGTCGGCAAGTTCCTGTGCCTCCTCCATGCCATCGACACCTATGTCTGCACTCCTGTGTTG CCCTACGGCCCAAGCATGCTCCCGACCCTGAACTCGACTGGCGACTTGGTCCTTGTGGAGCGGGTCTCCACCTGGCTCGGCAAAGTGGGTCGAGGTGACATGGTGCTCTTGCGCTCTTCAGAGGATCCAAGGAAGACTCTGATCAAGCGCATCGTGGGCGTGGAAGGCGATACTGTTACTTACCTCGTGGATCCCAAGTACAGTGATGCATCAAGAACTTGTGTG GTTCCTTGGGGAAATGTATGGGTTCAAGGAGATTACATATATAATTCTAGAGATTCACGAACTTTTGGGGCTGTGTCCTATGGTCTTGTAGAAGGCAAATTATTCTGGAGG CAGATATGGCCACTCAAAAGCTTTGGCTCTCTACATGGAAAAGCCAAAGAAGATTCGTAG